In Lates calcarifer isolate ASB-BC8 linkage group LG15, TLL_Latcal_v3, whole genome shotgun sequence, one genomic interval encodes:
- the LOC108899450 gene encoding protein argonaute-3 isoform X1 — MEIGTTGAVGAQSLFSMPRRPGYGTMGKPIKLLANCFQVEIPKMDVYLYEVDIKPDKCPRRVNREVVDSMVQHFKVTIFGDRRPVYDGKKSLYTANPLPVAPTGVDLDVTLPGEGGKDRPFKVSIKFVSLVSWHMLHEVLTGRSMPEPLELDKPISTNPVHAVDVVLRHLPSMKYTPVGRSFFSAPEGYDHPLGGGREVWFGFHQSVRPAMWKMMLNIDVSATAFYKAQPVIQFMCEVLDIHNIDEQPRPLTDSHRVKFTKEIKGLKVEVTHCGTMRRKYRVCNVTRRPASHQTFPLQLENGQTVERTVAQYFREKYNLQLKYPHLPCLQVGQEQKHTYLPLEVCNIVAGQRCIKKLTDNQTSTMIKATARSAPDRQEEISRLVRSANYEADPFVQEFQFKVRDEMAHVTGRVLPAPMLQYGGRVSTEHFMNRTVATPSHGVWDMRGKQFHTGVEIKMWAIACFATQRQCREEILKGFTDQLRKISKDAGMPIQGQPCFCKYAQGADSVEPMFRHLKNTYAGLQLIIVILPGKTPVYAEVKRVGDTLLGMATQCVQVKNVVKTSPQTLSNLCLKINVKLGGINNILVPHQRPSVFQQPVIFLGADVTHPPAGDGKKPSIAAVVGSMDAHPSRYCATVRVQRPRQEVIQDLASMVRELLIQFYKSTRYKPTRIIFYRDGVSEGQFRQVLYYELLAIREACISLEKEYQPGITYIVVQKRHHTRLFCADRNERVGRSGNIPAGTTVDTDITHPYEFDFYLCSHAGIQGTSRPSHYHVLWDDNCFTADEFQLLTYQLCHTYVRCTRSVSIPAPAYYAHLVAFRARYHLVDKEHDSAEGSHVSGQSNGRDPQALAKAVQIHHDTLRTMYFA; from the exons ATGGAAATCGGAACTACAG GAGCCGTTGGGGCCCAGTCCCTGTTCTCCATGCCTCGGCGGCCTGGCTATGGCACCATGGGAAAGCCCATCAAGCTGCTGGCCAACTGCTTCCAGGTGGAGATCCCCAAGATGGATGTCTACCTCTACGAGGTGGACATCAAGCCTGACAAGTGTCCACGGCGAGTCAACAG GGAGGTGGTTGACTCCATGGTGCAGCACTTCAAGGTGACAATCTTTGGGGATCGCAGGCCGGTCTATGATGGAAAGAAGAGCCTGTATACAGCCAACCCATTGCCTGTGGCACCTACAGGG GTGGACCTGGATGTCACTCTACCgggtgagggagggaaagaTCGTCCTTTCAAAGTTTCCATCAAATTTGTCTCTCTGGTCAGCTGGCACATGCTCCACGAGGTGCTCACTGGCCGCAGCATGCCTGAGCCTCTTGAGCTGGACAAGCCCATCAGCACCAACCCGGTACATGCAGTGGATGTGGTCCTACGACACCTGCCCTCCATGAA GTACACTCCAGTGGGTCGATCCTTCTTCTCAGCTCCAGAGGGCTATGACCATCCCTtgggaggtgggagggaggTTTGGTTTGGCTTCCATCAGTCTGTGCGGCCCGCCATGTGGAAGATGATGCTTAACATTGATG TGTCTGCCACCGCTTTTTACAAGGCCCAGCCTGTCATCCAGTTCATGTGTGAAGTGCTGGACATCCACAACATAGATGAGCAGCCTCGCCCTCTCACAGACTCGCACCGGGTCAAATTCACCAAAGAAATCAAAG GTTTGAAGGTGGAGGTGACGCACTGTGGAACCATGCGGAGGAAGTACCGTGTCTGCAACGTGACCCGTCGGCCTGCCAGCCATCAAAC GTTCCCTTTACAGTTGGAAAACGGTCAGACTGTAGAGCGCACTGTAGCCCAGTACTTCAGGGAGAAGTACAACCTGCAGCTTAAGTACCCACATTTGCCCTGTCTACAGGTGGGCCAGGAGCAAAAGCACACCTACCTGCCCCTggag GTGTGTAACATTGTAGCTGGTCAGCGGTGCATCAAGAAACTGACAGATAACCAGACCTCCACTATGATCAAAGCCACAGCTCGCTCGGCACCTGACAGGCAGGAGGAGATCAGCAGACTG GTGCGCAGTGCCAACTACGAGGCAGACCCATTTGTGCAGGAATTCCAGTTCAAGGTGCGCGACGAGATGGCCCACGTGACGGGGCGAGTGCTACCCGCCCCCATGCTGCAGTACGGCGGCAGGGTGAGCACAGAGCACTTTATG AACCGCACTGTAGCCACGCCCAGCCACGGGGTGTGGGACATGAGAGGGAAGCAGTTCCACACTGGGGTGGAGATCAAGATGTGGGCCATTGCCTGCTTCGCCACACAGAGGCAGTGTCGAGAAGAAATCCTGAa GGGTTTCACAGATCAGCTACGTAAAATCTCCAAGGATGCTGGGATGCCCATCCAAGGCCAGCCATGTTTCTGTAAATATGCCCAGGGAGCGGACAGTGTGGAGCCCATGTTCAgacacctgaagaacacctaTGCTGGACTGCAGCTCATCATCGTCATTCTGCCGGGAAAGACTCCCGTCTACg CGGAGGTAAAGCGCGTGGGAGACACCCTCTTGGGCATGGCCACCCAGTGTGTTCAGGTGAAGAATGTGGTGAAGACGTCACCTCAGACCCTTTCCAACCTCTGCCTCAAGATCAATGTGAAGCTGGGAGGCATCAACAACATCCTGGTGCCGCACCAACG ACCCTCAGTGTTTCAGCAGCCAGTTATTTTCTTGGGAGCAGATGTTACACATCCACCTGCTGGAGATGGAAAGAAGCCCTCAATTGCAGCA gtGGTAGGCAGCATGGATGCCCATCCTAGCAGGTACTGTGCCACTGTGCGGGTCCAGAGGCCCAGGCAGGAGGTGATCCAGGACCTGGCCTCCATGGTGCGGGAGTTGCTCATCCAGTTCTACAAGTCAACCCGCTACAAGCCCACCAGGATCATTTTCTACAGGGATGGAGTTTCAGAAGGCCAGTTCAGACAG GTGCTGTATTATGAGCTGCTGGCCATTCGTGAGGCCTGTATCAGCCTGGAGAAGGAGTATCAGCCAGGCATCACCTACATTGTTGTGCAAAAACGCCACCATACACGCCTCTTCTGTGCCGACCGTAATGAAAGA GTTGGACGTAGTGGAAACATTCCTGCTGGTACTACCGTGGATACGGACATCACGCATCCCTACGAGTTTGACTTTTACCTCTGCAGTCACGCTGGAATACAG GGCACCAGTCGGCCCTCCCACTACCATGTACTGTGGGATGACAATTGTTTTACCGCTGACGAGTTCCAGCTGCTCACCTACCAGTTGTGCCACACTTATGTGCGCTGTACCCGCTCAGTCTCCATCCCTGCGCCAGCCTACTACGCCCACCTGGTAGCCTTCCGCGCCCGCTACCATCTGGTGGACAAAGAACATGACAG TGCTGAGGGCAGCCATGTGTCTGGTCAGAGTAATGGTCGGGACCCACAAGCGCTGGCCAAAGCTGTTCAGATTCACCACGACACCCTGAGGACCATGTACTTCGCCTGA
- the LOC108899450 gene encoding protein argonaute-3 isoform X2, producing MEIGTTGAVGAQSLFSMPRRPGYGTMGKPIKLLANCFQVEIPKMDVYLYEVDIKPDKCPRRVNREVVDSMVQHFKVTIFGDRRPVYDGKKSLYTANPLPVAPTGVDLDVTLPGEGGKDRPFKVSIKFVSLVSWHMLHEVLTGRSMPEPLELDKPISTNPVHAVDVVLRHLPSMKYTPVGRSFFSAPEGYDHPLGGGREVWFGFHQSVRPAMWKMMLNIDVSATAFYKAQPVIQFMCEVLDIHNIDEQPRPLTDSHRVKFTKEIKGLKVEVTHCGTMRRKYRVCNVTRRPASHQTFPLQLENGQTVERTVAQYFREKYNLQLKYPHLPCLQVGQEQKHTYLPLEVCNIVAGQRCIKKLTDNQTSTMIKATARSAPDRQEEISRLVRSANYEADPFVQEFQFKVRDEMAHVTGRVLPAPMLQYGGRNRTVATPSHGVWDMRGKQFHTGVEIKMWAIACFATQRQCREEILKGFTDQLRKISKDAGMPIQGQPCFCKYAQGADSVEPMFRHLKNTYAGLQLIIVILPGKTPVYAEVKRVGDTLLGMATQCVQVKNVVKTSPQTLSNLCLKINVKLGGINNILVPHQRPSVFQQPVIFLGADVTHPPAGDGKKPSIAAVVGSMDAHPSRYCATVRVQRPRQEVIQDLASMVRELLIQFYKSTRYKPTRIIFYRDGVSEGQFRQVLYYELLAIREACISLEKEYQPGITYIVVQKRHHTRLFCADRNERVGRSGNIPAGTTVDTDITHPYEFDFYLCSHAGIQGTSRPSHYHVLWDDNCFTADEFQLLTYQLCHTYVRCTRSVSIPAPAYYAHLVAFRARYHLVDKEHDSAEGSHVSGQSNGRDPQALAKAVQIHHDTLRTMYFA from the exons ATGGAAATCGGAACTACAG GAGCCGTTGGGGCCCAGTCCCTGTTCTCCATGCCTCGGCGGCCTGGCTATGGCACCATGGGAAAGCCCATCAAGCTGCTGGCCAACTGCTTCCAGGTGGAGATCCCCAAGATGGATGTCTACCTCTACGAGGTGGACATCAAGCCTGACAAGTGTCCACGGCGAGTCAACAG GGAGGTGGTTGACTCCATGGTGCAGCACTTCAAGGTGACAATCTTTGGGGATCGCAGGCCGGTCTATGATGGAAAGAAGAGCCTGTATACAGCCAACCCATTGCCTGTGGCACCTACAGGG GTGGACCTGGATGTCACTCTACCgggtgagggagggaaagaTCGTCCTTTCAAAGTTTCCATCAAATTTGTCTCTCTGGTCAGCTGGCACATGCTCCACGAGGTGCTCACTGGCCGCAGCATGCCTGAGCCTCTTGAGCTGGACAAGCCCATCAGCACCAACCCGGTACATGCAGTGGATGTGGTCCTACGACACCTGCCCTCCATGAA GTACACTCCAGTGGGTCGATCCTTCTTCTCAGCTCCAGAGGGCTATGACCATCCCTtgggaggtgggagggaggTTTGGTTTGGCTTCCATCAGTCTGTGCGGCCCGCCATGTGGAAGATGATGCTTAACATTGATG TGTCTGCCACCGCTTTTTACAAGGCCCAGCCTGTCATCCAGTTCATGTGTGAAGTGCTGGACATCCACAACATAGATGAGCAGCCTCGCCCTCTCACAGACTCGCACCGGGTCAAATTCACCAAAGAAATCAAAG GTTTGAAGGTGGAGGTGACGCACTGTGGAACCATGCGGAGGAAGTACCGTGTCTGCAACGTGACCCGTCGGCCTGCCAGCCATCAAAC GTTCCCTTTACAGTTGGAAAACGGTCAGACTGTAGAGCGCACTGTAGCCCAGTACTTCAGGGAGAAGTACAACCTGCAGCTTAAGTACCCACATTTGCCCTGTCTACAGGTGGGCCAGGAGCAAAAGCACACCTACCTGCCCCTggag GTGTGTAACATTGTAGCTGGTCAGCGGTGCATCAAGAAACTGACAGATAACCAGACCTCCACTATGATCAAAGCCACAGCTCGCTCGGCACCTGACAGGCAGGAGGAGATCAGCAGACTG GTGCGCAGTGCCAACTACGAGGCAGACCCATTTGTGCAGGAATTCCAGTTCAAGGTGCGCGACGAGATGGCCCACGTGACGGGGCGAGTGCTACCCGCCCCCATGCTGCAGTACGGCGGCAGG AACCGCACTGTAGCCACGCCCAGCCACGGGGTGTGGGACATGAGAGGGAAGCAGTTCCACACTGGGGTGGAGATCAAGATGTGGGCCATTGCCTGCTTCGCCACACAGAGGCAGTGTCGAGAAGAAATCCTGAa GGGTTTCACAGATCAGCTACGTAAAATCTCCAAGGATGCTGGGATGCCCATCCAAGGCCAGCCATGTTTCTGTAAATATGCCCAGGGAGCGGACAGTGTGGAGCCCATGTTCAgacacctgaagaacacctaTGCTGGACTGCAGCTCATCATCGTCATTCTGCCGGGAAAGACTCCCGTCTACg CGGAGGTAAAGCGCGTGGGAGACACCCTCTTGGGCATGGCCACCCAGTGTGTTCAGGTGAAGAATGTGGTGAAGACGTCACCTCAGACCCTTTCCAACCTCTGCCTCAAGATCAATGTGAAGCTGGGAGGCATCAACAACATCCTGGTGCCGCACCAACG ACCCTCAGTGTTTCAGCAGCCAGTTATTTTCTTGGGAGCAGATGTTACACATCCACCTGCTGGAGATGGAAAGAAGCCCTCAATTGCAGCA gtGGTAGGCAGCATGGATGCCCATCCTAGCAGGTACTGTGCCACTGTGCGGGTCCAGAGGCCCAGGCAGGAGGTGATCCAGGACCTGGCCTCCATGGTGCGGGAGTTGCTCATCCAGTTCTACAAGTCAACCCGCTACAAGCCCACCAGGATCATTTTCTACAGGGATGGAGTTTCAGAAGGCCAGTTCAGACAG GTGCTGTATTATGAGCTGCTGGCCATTCGTGAGGCCTGTATCAGCCTGGAGAAGGAGTATCAGCCAGGCATCACCTACATTGTTGTGCAAAAACGCCACCATACACGCCTCTTCTGTGCCGACCGTAATGAAAGA GTTGGACGTAGTGGAAACATTCCTGCTGGTACTACCGTGGATACGGACATCACGCATCCCTACGAGTTTGACTTTTACCTCTGCAGTCACGCTGGAATACAG GGCACCAGTCGGCCCTCCCACTACCATGTACTGTGGGATGACAATTGTTTTACCGCTGACGAGTTCCAGCTGCTCACCTACCAGTTGTGCCACACTTATGTGCGCTGTACCCGCTCAGTCTCCATCCCTGCGCCAGCCTACTACGCCCACCTGGTAGCCTTCCGCGCCCGCTACCATCTGGTGGACAAAGAACATGACAG TGCTGAGGGCAGCCATGTGTCTGGTCAGAGTAATGGTCGGGACCCACAAGCGCTGGCCAAAGCTGTTCAGATTCACCACGACACCCTGAGGACCATGTACTTCGCCTGA